A stretch of Helicobacter pylori oki112 DNA encodes these proteins:
- a CDS encoding peptidoglycan D,D-transpeptidase FtsI family protein — protein sequence MNNKNIDPNFNPERFLETQKYKVVFTALTFLLLFIVFLMVAFKKAFFAQANMPTLVMSKQDTATRGTIYSQDNYSLATSQTLFKLGFDTRFLNPDKEDFFIDFLSVYSNIPKKSLKDAINTKGYIILAYDLTPNTAANLRDLNKKFLAFGVFQNFKDARDKVWQKQGLNIEVSGVSRHYPYQNSLEPIIGYVQKQEEDRLTLTTGKKGVEKSQDHLLKAQQNGMRTGKRDVSFNFIQNHSYTEIERLDGYEVYLSIPLKLQREIETLLDKTKDKLKAKEILVGIINPKSGEILSLASSKRFNPNAIKTSDYESLNLSVAEKVFEPGSTIKPIVYSLLLDKNLINPKERIDLNHGYYQLGKYTIKDDFIPSKKAVVEDILIQSSNVGMIKISKNLNPEDFYNGLLGYGFSQKTGIDLSLEATGKIPPLSAFKREVLKGSVSYGYGLNATFLQLLRAYAVFSNEGKLTTPYLVQQETAPNGDIYIPSPKPTFQVISPKSARKMKETLIKVVRYGTGKNAQFEGLYIGGKTGTARVAKNGSYSAQSYNSSFFGFAEDERQVFTIGVVILGSHGKEEYYASKIAAPIFKEITEILVRYNYLSPSIAIQNALEKNRFKIK from the coding sequence ATGAATAATAAAAACATTGATCCCAACTTCAACCCAGAGCGATTTTTAGAAACCCAAAAATACAAGGTCGTATTTACGGCTTTAACCTTTTTGTTGCTTTTTATTGTTTTTTTAATGGTGGCTTTTAAAAAAGCTTTTTTTGCCCAAGCCAACATGCCCACTCTGGTGATGAGCAAACAAGACACTGCGACTAGGGGGACTATCTATAGTCAAGACAACTACAGCCTGGCTACTTCGCAAACCCTTTTCAAACTGGGCTTTGACACAAGGTTTTTAAACCCGGATAAAGAAGATTTTTTCATTGATTTTCTTTCTGTTTATAGCAATATCCCTAAAAAGTCCTTAAAAGACGCTATCAATACGAAAGGCTATATTATTCTAGCCTATGATCTCACGCCCAATACCGCTGCTAATCTTAGGGACTTGAATAAGAAATTTCTAGCCTTTGGGGTTTTTCAAAATTTCAAAGACGCGCGCGATAAGGTGTGGCAAAAGCAAGGGCTAAACATTGAAGTGAGCGGCGTTTCTAGGCATTACCCTTATCAAAATAGCCTAGAACCAATCATTGGCTATGTGCAAAAACAAGAAGAAGATAGGCTCACTTTAACTACCGGTAAAAAAGGCGTTGAAAAATCTCAAGATCACTTGCTTAAAGCCCAACAAAATGGCATGAGAACAGGCAAAAGAGATGTGAGTTTTAACTTTATTCAAAACCACTCTTACACAGAGATTGAGCGCCTTGATGGCTATGAGGTGTATTTGAGCATTCCTTTAAAACTCCAAAGAGAAATTGAAACCCTATTAGATAAAACTAAAGACAAGCTCAAGGCTAAAGAAATCCTAGTGGGTATCATTAACCCTAAAAGCGGGGAAATTTTATCGCTGGCTTCAAGCAAGCGCTTCAATCCTAATGCGATTAAAACTAGCGATTATGAAAGCTTGAATTTGAGCGTTGCCGAAAAGGTTTTTGAGCCAGGCAGCACGATCAAACCCATTGTTTATTCCTTACTGTTAGACAAGAATTTAATCAACCCCAAAGAACGCATTGATTTAAACCATGGCTATTACCAATTAGGAAAATACACCATAAAAGATGACTTTATCCCTAGTAAAAAAGCCGTTGTGGAAGACATTTTGATCCAATCTAGCAATGTGGGCATGATAAAAATCAGTAAAAATCTCAACCCAGAGGATTTCTATAACGGACTTTTAGGCTATGGATTTTCTCAAAAAACGGGCATTGATTTATCCTTAGAAGCCACAGGAAAGATCCCTCCTTTGTCCGCTTTCAAGCGTGAAGTGTTAAAGGGGAGCGTTTCTTATGGCTATGGGCTGAACGCGACTTTTTTGCAGCTTTTAAGGGCTTATGCGGTGTTTTCTAATGAAGGCAAATTGACTACCCCCTATTTAGTGCAACAAGAAACCGCCCCTAATGGCGATATTTACATTCCTAGCCCCAAACCCACCTTTCAAGTCATTAGCCCCAAAAGCGCTAGGAAAATGAAAGAAACCTTAATCAAAGTGGTGCGTTATGGCACAGGCAAAAACGCTCAATTTGAAGGGCTATACATAGGGGGCAAAACCGGCACGGCTAGGGTTGCTAAAAACGGGAGTTATAGCGCGCAGTCCTACAACAGCTCTTTTTTTGGGTTCGCTGAAGATGAAAGGCAGGTTTTTACTATCGGCGTGGTTATCTTAGGCTCGCACGGCAAGGAAGAATATTACGCTAGCAAGATTGCAGCCCCTATTTTTAAAGAAATCACCGAAATTTTAGTGCGTTACAATTATCTATCGCCCTCTATTGCGATTCAAAATGCGTTGGAGAAAAACCGCTTTAAAATTAAGTAA
- a CDS encoding transcriptional regulator, giving the protein MIAWSFLKRGFVVATPHFNGFYHQKFMFSCVVKIQRYAVFK; this is encoded by the coding sequence ATGATCGCTTGGTCTTTTTTAAAGAGAGGGTTCGTTGTTGCTACGCCCCATTTTAACGGATTTTACCATCAAAAATTCATGTTCTCATGCGTTGTGAAGATCCAACGCTACGCCGTTTTCAAGTGA
- the fliE gene encoding flagellar hook-basal body complex protein FliE — protein MQAIHNDKSLLSPFSELNTDNRTKREESGSTFKEQKGGEFSKLLKQSINELNNTQEQSDKALADMATGQIKDLHQAAIAIGKAETSMKLMLEVRNKAISAYKELLRTQI, from the coding sequence ATGCAAGCCATACACAATGATAAAAGCTTATTGAGTCCTTTCTCTGAGCTTAACACAGACAATAGGACTAAAAGAGAAGAATCAGGTAGCACCTTTAAAGAACAAAAAGGTGGGGAGTTTTCCAAACTCTTAAAACAATCCATCAATGAGCTTAACAACACTCAAGAGCAATCTGATAAAGCCTTAGCCGACATGGCGACAGGGCAAATCAAAGATTTACACCAAGCGGCTATCGCTATAGGGAAGGCTGAAACGAGCATGAAACTCATGCTTGAAGTGCGCAACAAGGCGATCAGCGCTTATAAAGAGCTTTTAAGAACGCAGATCTAG
- the flgC gene encoding flagellar basal body rod protein FlgC, whose amino-acid sequence MFLSSFDISGYGLSAQRLRANLISSNIANANTTRTSEGGPYRRQEAVFKAFDFNEILNQKIAQNNQITPYEDPLDESDDNLIPITSVVVDKIVRDDSEPLMKYDPSHPDANAQGYVAYPNVNAVVEMADLVEATRAYQANVAAFQSAKNMAQNAIGMLQT is encoded by the coding sequence ATGTTTTTATCTTCTTTTGATATTAGCGGTTATGGTTTGTCCGCCCAACGCTTAAGGGCTAATTTGATTTCTTCTAATATCGCTAACGCTAACACCACGCGCACGAGCGAAGGAGGCCCTTATAGGAGGCAAGAAGCGGTGTTTAAGGCTTTTGATTTCAATGAGATTTTAAACCAAAAAATCGCTCAAAACAATCAAATTACCCCCTATGAAGACCCTTTAGATGAAAGCGATGACAACCTAATCCCCATCACAAGCGTGGTGGTGGATAAGATTGTGCGCGATGATAGCGAGCCGTTAATGAAATACGATCCCAGTCACCCTGACGCTAACGCTCAAGGCTATGTGGCTTACCCCAATGTGAATGCGGTGGTTGAAATGGCGGATCTAGTGGAAGCGACTAGGGCTTATCAGGCCAATGTTGCAGCCTTTCAAAGCGCTAAAAACATGGCGCAGAACGCGATTGGCATGTTACAAACATGA
- the flgB gene encoding flagellar basal body rod protein FlgB codes for MDFSKAFGLVYKALDYRSLRQDMIASNIANVDTPFYRPKDLDFESVLAEKKAEIFENQSSKVLPLAHTNPRHLDFENSAKDGASLFFRDGHLAKNDGNSVDLDIETSEMGKNSTMYLALSSALKKYRGVINYAIDSSKNL; via the coding sequence ATGGATTTTTCTAAAGCGTTTGGATTGGTTTATAAAGCGTTGGATTATCGGTCTTTGCGTCAAGATATGATCGCTTCTAACATCGCTAATGTGGACACCCCTTTTTACAGGCCAAAGGATTTGGATTTTGAAAGCGTTTTAGCGGAGAAAAAAGCGGAAATTTTTGAAAACCAATCCAGTAAAGTTTTGCCATTAGCCCACACTAACCCTAGGCATTTAGACTTTGAAAATAGCGCTAAAGATGGGGCAAGCCTTTTTTTTAGAGACGGGCATTTGGCTAAAAATGATGGCAACAGCGTGGATTTAGACATAGAAACGAGTGAAATGGGCAAGAACTCCACCATGTATTTAGCCTTGAGTTCAGCCTTAAAAAAGTATCGAGGCGTGATCAATTACGCCATTGATTCCAGTAAGAATTTATAG
- a CDS encoding ABC transporter substrate-binding protein produces MLVTRFKKAFISYSLGALVASLLLNVCNASMQEVKVKDYFGEQTIKLPISKIAYIGSYVEVPAMLNVWNRVVGVSDYAFKDDIVKATLKGEELKRIKHMSTDHTAALNVELLKKLSPDLVVTFVGNPKAVEHAKKFGISFLSFQETTIAEAMQAMQAQAAVLEIDASKKFAKMQETLDFIKKRLKDVKKKKGVELFHKANKISGHQAISSDILEKGGIDNFGLKYVKFGRADISVEKIVKENPEIIFIWWVSPLTPEDVLNNPKFSTIKAIKNKQVYKLPTMDIGGPRAPLISLFIALKAHPEAFKGVDINAIVKDYYKVVFDLNDAEIEPFLWH; encoded by the coding sequence ATGTTAGTTACTCGCTTTAAAAAAGCTTTCATTTCTTATTCTTTAGGCGCACTTGTCGCTTCATTATTGTTGAATGTGTGCAACGCTTCAATGCAAGAAGTCAAAGTCAAGGATTATTTCGGGGAGCAAACCATAAAGCTTCCTATTTCTAAAATAGCCTACATAGGGAGCTATGTAGAAGTGCCTGCCATGCTTAATGTTTGGAACAGGGTTGTAGGCGTTTCGGATTACGCTTTTAAAGATGATATTGTTAAAGCCACTCTCAAAGGCGAAGAGCTTAAACGCATCAAACACATGAGCACTGATCATACAGCCGCGCTAAATGTGGAGCTTTTAAAAAAGCTTAGCCCTGATCTTGTTGTAACCTTTGTGGGCAACCCTAAAGCGGTAGAGCATGCGAAAAAATTTGGGATTTCATTCCTTTCTTTTCAAGAAACAACGATTGCAGAGGCCATGCAAGCCATGCAAGCTCAAGCTGCAGTCTTAGAAATTGATGCTTCTAAAAAATTCGCCAAAATGCAAGAAACTTTGGATTTTATCAAAAAGCGTTTGAAAGATGTTAAAAAGAAAAAAGGGGTGGAGCTTTTCCACAAAGCCAATAAGATTAGTGGCCATCAAGCCATTAGCTCAGACATTTTAGAAAAAGGGGGCATAGACAATTTTGGCTTGAAATATGTCAAATTCGGGCGCGCTGACATTAGCGTGGAAAAAATCGTTAAAGAAAACCCTGAAATCATTTTCATTTGGTGGGTAAGCCCACTCACTCCTGAAGATGTGTTAAACAACCCCAAGTTTTCCACTATCAAAGCCATTAAAAACAAGCAAGTTTATAAACTCCCCACAATGGACATTGGCGGGCCTAGAGCCCCACTTATAAGCTTATTTATCGCTCTAAAAGCCCACCCTGAAGCGTTTAAGGGCGTGGATATTAATGCGATTGTTAAAGACTATTATAAAGTGGTTTTTGATTTGAATGATGCAGAAATTGAACCCTTTTTATGGCATTGA
- a CDS encoding ABC transporter substrate-binding protein yields MLVTRFKKALISYSLGALIVSSLLGVANASNQEVKVKDYFGEQTIKLPVSKIIYLGSFAEVPAMFNTWDRVVGISDYAFKSDIVKATLKDPKRIKSMSSDHVAALNVELLKKLSPDLVVTFVGNPKAVEHAKKFGISFLSFQEKTIAEVMEDIDAQAKALEIDASKKFAKMQETLDFIKERLKDVKKKKGVELFHKANKISGHQALDSDILEKGGIDNFGLKYVKFGRADVSVEKIVKENPEIIFIWWISPLTPEDVLNNPKFSTIKAIKNKQVYKLPTMDIGGPRAPLISLYIALKAHPEAFKGVDINAIVKDYYKVVFDLKDAEIEPFLWH; encoded by the coding sequence ATGTTAGTTACTCGCTTTAAAAAAGCCTTAATCTCTTATTCTTTAGGTGCACTTATTGTTTCATCTTTATTAGGCGTGGCTAACGCTTCTAATCAAGAAGTCAAAGTCAAGGATTATTTTGGGGAGCAAACTATAAAGCTTCCTGTTTCTAAAATAATCTACTTGGGTAGCTTTGCAGAAGTGCCTGCTATGTTCAATACTTGGGATAGGGTTGTAGGTATTTCGGATTACGCTTTTAAATCTGATATTGTTAAAGCCACTCTCAAAGATCCTAAACGCATTAAATCCATGAGCAGCGATCATGTGGCGGCTTTGAATGTGGAGCTTTTAAAAAAGCTTAGCCCCGATCTTGTTGTAACCTTTGTAGGCAACCCCAAAGCGGTAGAGCATGCGAAAAAATTTGGGATTTCGTTCCTTTCTTTTCAAGAAAAAACCATTGCAGAAGTCATGGAAGATATTGACGCTCAAGCTAAAGCTTTAGAAATTGACGCTTCTAAAAAATTCGCCAAAATGCAAGAAACTTTAGATTTTATCAAAGAGCGTTTGAAAGATGTCAAAAAGAAAAAAGGGGTGGAGCTTTTCCACAAAGCCAATAAGATTAGCGGCCATCAAGCCCTTGATTCAGATATTTTAGAAAAAGGGGGCATAGATAATTTTGGCTTGAAATATGTCAAATTTGGGCGTGCTGATGTTAGCGTGGAAAAAATCGTTAAAGAAAACCCTGAGATTATCTTTATTTGGTGGATAAGCCCACTCACTCCTGAAGATGTGTTAAACAACCCCAAGTTTTCCACTATCAAAGCTATCAAAAACAAGCAAGTTTATAAACTCCCCACAATGGATATTGGCGGGCCTAGAGCCCCACTCATTAGTTTGTATATCGCTTTAAAAGCCCACCCTGAAGCGTTTAAGGGCGTGGATATTAATGCGATTGTCAAAGATTATTATAAAGTGGTTTTTGATTTGAAGGATGCAGAAATTGAACCCTTTTTATGGCATTGA
- a CDS encoding peroxiredoxin yields the protein MLVTKLAPDFKAPAVLGNNEVDEHFELSKNLGKSGAILFFWPKDFTFVCPTEIIAFDKRVKDFQEKGFNVIGVSIDSEQVHFAWKNTPVEKGGIGQVTFPMVADITKSISRDYDVLFEEAIALRGAFLIDKNMKVRHAVINDLPLGRNADEMLRMVDALLHFEEHGEVCPAGWRKGDKGMKATHKGVAEYLKENSINL from the coding sequence ATGTTAGTTACAAAACTTGCCCCCGATTTTAAAGCACCTGCCGTTTTAGGAAACAACGAGGTTGATGAACACTTTGAGCTTTCTAAAAATTTAGGTAAGAGCGGTGCGATTCTTTTCTTTTGGCCAAAAGATTTTACTTTTGTATGCCCTACAGAAATCATTGCGTTTGACAAAAGAGTGAAAGACTTCCAAGAAAAAGGCTTTAATGTGATTGGCGTGTCTATTGACAGCGAACAAGTGCATTTTGCATGGAAAAACACCCCTGTAGAAAAAGGCGGTATTGGTCAAGTAACTTTCCCTATGGTGGCTGATATCACTAAGAGCATTTCTAGGGACTATGATGTGCTGTTTGAAGAAGCGATCGCTTTGAGAGGAGCTTTTTTGATTGACAAAAACATGAAAGTAAGACACGCAGTGATCAATGACTTGCCATTAGGTAGGAATGCAGATGAAATGCTTCGCATGGTAGACGCTCTCTTGCACTTTGAAGAACATGGTGAAGTATGCCCAGCAGGCTGGAGAAAAGGCGATAAAGGTATGAAAGCTACCCATAAAGGCGTTGCAGAATATCTTAAAGAAAATTCCATTAACCTTTAA
- a CDS encoding MetQ/NlpA family ABC transporter substrate-binding protein gives MNIFKRIISVGVIALGLFSLLDAKHHKEKKEKHEITRELKVGASPVPHAQILQSVVDDLKEKGIKLVIVSFTDYVLPNLALNDGSLDANYFQHRPYLDRFNLDRKMHLVGLANIHVEPLRFYSQKITDIKNLKKGSVIAVPNDPANQGRALILLHKQGLIALKDPSNLYATEFDIVKNPYNIKIKPLEAALLPKVLGDVDGAIVTGNYALQAKLTGALFSEDKNSPYANLIAAREDNAQDEAIKALIEALQSEKTRKFILDTYKGAIIPAF, from the coding sequence ATGAACATATTCAAGCGTATTATTAGTGTAGGGGTAATTGCTTTAGGTTTGTTTAGTCTATTAGACGCCAAACACCACAAAGAAAAAAAAGAAAAGCATGAAATCACTCGTGAGCTTAAAGTGGGCGCTAGCCCTGTGCCGCATGCGCAAATCTTGCAATCAGTCGTGGACGATTTGAAGGAGAAAGGGATCAAATTAGTGATCGTGTCTTTTACGGATTATGTGTTGCCTAATTTAGCGCTCAATGACGGCTCTTTAGACGCGAATTACTTCCAGCACCGCCCTTATTTGGATCGGTTTAATTTGGACAGAAAAATGCACCTTGTTGGTTTGGCCAATATCCATGTGGAGCCTTTAAGATTTTATTCTCAAAAAATCACAGACATTAAAAACCTTAAAAAAGGCTCAGTGATTGCCGTGCCAAATGATCCGGCCAATCAAGGCAGGGCGTTGATTTTACTCCATAAACAAGGCCTTATCGCTCTCAAAGACCCAAGCAATCTATACGCTACGGAGTTTGATATTGTCAAAAATCCTTACAACATCAAAATCAAGCCTTTAGAAGCCGCGCTATTGCCTAAGGTTTTAGGGGATGTGGATGGGGCCATTGTAACAGGGAATTATGCCTTGCAAGCAAAACTCACCGGAGCCTTATTTTCAGAAGACAAAAACTCGCCTTATGCCAATCTAATAGCCGCTCGTGAGGATAACGCGCAAGATGAAGCTATAAAAGCGCTGATTGAAGCCTTACAAAGTGAAAAGACCAGGAAATTTATTTTGGATACCTATAAGGGAGCGATTATCCCAGCTTTTTAA
- the mrdA gene encoding penicillin-binding protein 2, whose protein sequence is MKNLRYKLLLFVFIGFWGLLALNLFILSVKNQEYYEKLAERNMTKKEFLVPTRGDITDRNDEFLATNELVFGVFLPSRLKQKELLEKIEIIQTFFPNFSKEMLLNNYQKENSLYNHNLIRVVGFIPYIAMQPLYTKLIQTQGIFVHPLDKRYYPNNALASHVLGYVGVASLQDLKDDEENQYSQIVGKTGIEKEYNKLLQGKVGYKIMRVNALNQELATLEVVPPSTNNHLQLSLDKRLQKEADKLFENKRGAILVMDAENGELLVAGSYPEYNLNDFVGGISQDKWQKLQDDIYNPLLNRFANALYPPGSVVKMGVGLSFLENLHITENTTIPTPPFIEVGKRKFRDWKKTGHGNSNLYKAIRESVDVYFYKFGLEISIEKLSKTLREVGFGEKTGVDLPNEFVGIVPDNLWKLKRFNQDWRVGDTLITAIGQGSFLATPLQVLAYTGLIATGKLATPHFAINNKQPLKDPLNSFQKKKLQALRVGMYEVCNHKDGTAYHSTRGSKVTLACKTGTAQVVEIAQNIVNRMKEKDMEYFHRSHAWITAFLPYEKPKYAITILVEHGEGGSKLGGLLVKMSNKLYELGYL, encoded by the coding sequence ATGAAAAATCTTCGTTATAAGCTTTTGCTCTTTGTTTTTATAGGGTTTTGGGGGTTACTAGCCTTAAATTTATTTATTTTAAGCGTTAAAAATCAAGAATACTATGAAAAACTGGCCGAACGAAACATGACTAAAAAAGAATTTCTAGTCCCTACAAGGGGCGATATTACAGACAGAAATGATGAGTTTTTAGCCACTAACGAATTGGTGTTTGGCGTGTTTTTGCCCAGCAGATTGAAACAAAAAGAACTTTTAGAAAAAATTGAAATAATCCAAACATTTTTCCCTAACTTTTCCAAAGAAATGCTTTTAAACAATTACCAAAAAGAAAATTCGCTTTACAACCATAACCTCATTAGAGTGGTGGGATTCATTCCTTATATCGCCATGCAACCTCTTTATACCAAACTCATCCAAACTCAAGGCATTTTTGTGCACCCTTTAGACAAGCGCTACTATCCTAATAACGCTTTAGCTTCGCATGTTTTAGGCTATGTGGGGGTGGCAAGCTTGCAAGATCTAAAAGACGATGAAGAGAATCAATACAGCCAGATTGTGGGCAAAACCGGCATTGAAAAAGAATACAACAAGCTTTTACAAGGCAAGGTGGGCTATAAAATCATGCGCGTCAATGCACTCAATCAAGAATTAGCCACCTTAGAAGTAGTACCACCAAGCACCAACAACCACTTGCAATTGAGTTTAGACAAACGCTTGCAAAAAGAAGCGGACAAGCTCTTTGAAAATAAAAGGGGGGCGATTTTAGTGATGGATGCAGAAAATGGGGAATTGCTCGTTGCAGGAAGTTACCCTGAATACAATTTGAACGATTTTGTAGGCGGGATCAGTCAAGACAAATGGCAAAAACTTCAAGATGATATTTATAACCCCTTATTAAACCGCTTCGCTAACGCTTTGTACCCGCCGGGATCTGTGGTTAAAATGGGCGTGGGGTTAAGCTTTTTAGAAAATCTTCATATCACAGAAAACACCACTATCCCCACACCGCCTTTTATTGAAGTGGGCAAGCGCAAATTCAGAGATTGGAAAAAAACAGGGCATGGCAATTCCAATTTGTATAAAGCCATTAGGGAGTCCGTGGATGTGTATTTTTATAAGTTTGGGCTTGAAATCTCTATAGAAAAACTCTCTAAAACTTTAAGGGAAGTGGGCTTTGGGGAAAAAACGGGCGTTGATTTGCCGAATGAATTTGTGGGGATTGTGCCGGATAATTTGTGGAAACTCAAACGCTTCAATCAAGATTGGCGCGTTGGGGACACGCTCATTACCGCTATTGGGCAAGGCTCTTTTTTAGCCACGCCCTTGCAGGTTTTAGCCTACACGGGACTCATTGCTACGGGCAAACTGGCAACGCCTCATTTTGCTATCAACAACAAACAACCGCTCAAAGATCCCTTAAACAGTTTTCAAAAAAAGAAGCTCCAAGCCTTGAGAGTGGGCATGTATGAAGTGTGTAACCATAAAGACGGCACCGCTTATCATTCCACAAGGGGTTCTAAGGTTACTTTAGCGTGTAAAACCGGCACCGCGCAAGTTGTGGAAATCGCTCAAAACATCGTCAACCGCATGAAAGAAAAGGATATGGAATATTTCCATCGATCCCATGCGTGGATTACGGCATTCTTGCCTTATGAAAAACCCAAATACGCTATCACTATTTTAGTAGAGCATGGGGAAGGGGGGTCAAAACTAGGGGGCTTGTTAGTGAAAATGAGCAACAAACTCTATGAACTTGGCTATCTTTAA
- the yihA gene encoding ribosome biogenesis GTP-binding protein YihA/YsxC has protein sequence MIAIKDAHFLTSSSQLFQCPASLTSEMVILGRSNVGKSSFINTLLGKNLAKSSATPGKTRLANFFSTTWEDKENALTTTFNVIDLPGFGYAKVSKSLKKEWEGFLWELLSVRVSIKLFIHLVDARHLDLEIDKNAKENIQALLRPDQAYLSLFTKFDKLNKNEQHRLFLNAPKPFLINTTHFNALSSKYPTLEIVRQTLLKYLLTNPL, from the coding sequence ATGATCGCCATTAAAGACGCTCATTTTCTCACTTCTTCTAGCCAACTTTTTCAATGCCCTGCGAGCTTGACTTCTGAAATGGTCATTTTAGGGCGTAGCAATGTAGGCAAAAGCTCGTTTATTAATACCTTGTTAGGAAAAAATCTCGCCAAAAGTTCAGCAACGCCTGGAAAAACCCGTTTAGCGAATTTTTTTTCCACCACTTGGGAAGATAAAGAAAACGCCTTAACGACCACTTTTAATGTGATTGATTTGCCCGGGTTTGGCTACGCTAAAGTTTCTAAAAGCTTGAAAAAAGAATGGGAGGGGTTTTTATGGGAATTGTTGAGCGTTAGGGTTTCTATCAAACTTTTTATCCATTTAGTGGATGCGCGCCATTTGGATTTAGAAATTGACAAAAACGCTAAAGAAAACATTCAAGCCCTTTTAAGGCCCGATCAAGCCTACCTTTCTCTTTTTACGAAGTTTGACAAGTTGAATAAAAACGAGCAACACCGCCTTTTTTTAAACGCTCCTAAACCTTTTTTAATCAATACCACCCATTTTAACGCCCTTTCTTCAAAATACCCAACCCTTGAAATCGTGCGCCAAACCCTTTTGAAATACTTGCTCACTAACCCTTTATAG
- the lptA gene encoding lipopolysaccharide transport periplasmic protein LptA, translating to MRWWCFLVCCFGILSVMDAQKTDNKGLKKERELLEITGNQFVANDKTKTAVIQGNVQIKKGKDRLFADKVSVFLNDKRKPERYEATGNTHFNIFTEDNREISGSADKLIYNALNGEYKLLQNAVVREVGKPNVITGDEIILNKTKGYADVLGSAKRPAKFVFDMEDINEENRKAKLKKKGAKKKP from the coding sequence ATGCGTTGGTGGTGTTTTTTGGTGTGTTGTTTTGGTATTTTAAGCGTGATGGACGCTCAAAAAACAGACAATAAAGGTTTGAAAAAAGAAAGAGAGCTTTTAGAAATTACCGGCAACCAATTTGTAGCGAACGACAAAACCAAAACCGCCGTTATTCAAGGCAATGTGCAGATCAAAAAAGGTAAAGACCGGTTGTTTGCGGATAAAGTGAGCGTGTTTTTAAACGATAAACGAAAGCCAGAGCGCTATGAAGCCACAGGGAACACGCATTTTAATATCTTTACAGAGGATAATCGTGAAATCAGCGGGAGCGCTGACAAGCTCATTTATAACGCGCTGAATGGGGAATACAAATTATTGCAAAATGCGGTGGTTAGAGAAGTGGGGAAACCCAATGTCATCACCGGTGATGAAATCATTTTAAACAAAACTAAAGGCTATGCTGATGTGTTGGGGAGCGCGAAACGGCCCGCTAAGTTTGTGTTTGATATGGAAGATATTAATGAAGAAAATCGTAAGGCTAAATTGAAGAAGAAAGGCGCTAAGAAAAAACCATGA
- a CDS encoding KdsC family phosphatase — MIKLLLLDVDGTLTDGSLYFDENFHEMKAFNVKDGLGMTLWQKLGKKIAIITGRTSTMVKKRMESLGVQFVFMGVENKSMVVERLKKDLQLSAQEIACVGDDYNDLGMFKACALSFAPFDAHPLLKSKAYKVLQNSGGKGAVREAIDYLLELEGLQDEALKLYL, encoded by the coding sequence ATGATTAAGTTATTGCTTTTAGATGTAGATGGCACGCTCACAGACGGGTCGTTGTATTTTGATGAAAATTTTCACGAGATGAAAGCTTTCAATGTCAAAGATGGGCTTGGCATGACGCTATGGCAAAAATTAGGCAAAAAAATCGCTATCATTACAGGAAGAACTTCAACAATGGTGAAAAAACGCATGGAGAGTTTGGGCGTTCAGTTTGTTTTTATGGGCGTTGAAAATAAAAGCATGGTTGTGGAGCGGCTCAAAAAAGACTTGCAATTGAGTGCGCAAGAAATCGCATGCGTAGGCGATGATTATAACGATTTAGGCATGTTTAAGGCATGCGCTTTGAGTTTCGCTCCTTTTGATGCGCACCCCTTGCTTAAAAGCAAAGCTTATAAAGTGTTGCAAAATTCAGGGGGCAAGGGGGCCGTTAGGGAAGCGATTGATTATCTTTTAGAATTAGAAGGCTTGCAAGATGAAGCGCTCAAGCTTTACCTCTAA